The candidate division TA06 bacterium DNA window GCCGGGCGTCATCTCCTTTGAGATCAATAAGCGCAGGTCAATAGTCAGAGAACTGCCCCGTTCGATCTTTTGGCTTTGGTACAAGGTTTGAGGCTTGGCTGCAAAAGGCTGGTAGTTGTTTTGATCCGATAATTTGTACATCAAAAGTCCGCGGGGAAACCGCTGGCCGTCACAATTATATATCCCGCCGCTTAATTCGGTTTCTACCAGAGCTCCATCGCGGCTGTTGCACCAAAGCTGCAGGGCCAGGGCCCGGGGAATATCAACGTAGCCCCGTTCCATGTCCCGGGATGATATTTCAATGGTATTGTGACTTTCCCGAAGTTCCAAACGGGCTATTTTAGCCACTGTAACACTGGTGTTTACGCTGGCCGAAACATCGGATGGTCTAGGCAGGTCCAGACTTTGGGCCAAACCAGAACTGATGCTTAGCCCGGTTAGGGCTATTATTATGTTTAGTTTGTTTTTCATACTTCCTCAACTATTTAAGGAAGCATCTAATATGCCAAAACTAATTATTTTCGTAAAACGTTGTTACGCAAAATATTATAATAATAAATAGAAAATGGATATTACTTTAAAACGACATGTTTTAACGACAATAGTCATAACAAACACTCAAACTGTAAATGTCTGAAATAAAAGACAATGGTTTCAATTTATTGTATATCAACGTATTATGCCAATATTATAAATTTGGTATGTCTTATGCAACATAAAATAATGACAACTTGTGAATGAAATAATTTTCATTGCTATTCTATTGACATCTTTTAATTCCTGTGATACTCTTTATTAATCCCAAATGACAGTGCCCTTCACTCAGGTATTGTGAAGAAGACTCAATTGGGACGCAGACTTTGACCAACATTCAGTCAAACGATAAACGTTTACCCCGCCGGCGTTGCCTGATAATATCGATTTTTATCAGTGTAATCATTGAAAATCCGGTATCGCCTTTGTTGGCGGGCTAAACGAAAATTTGCGTGCCGTTCCCCCGGATACCTTATTCCTGAATGAGCGGGACGATCATATAAATTCCAAATAGAATGGAGAATTAAAATGGACAACTCTCACGGCGGGATTCTGAAGACCTATAAGTATGCCGTATTTTCCGAGATCGCCACTTCATTCGTCCATGAAATGAAAAATCCGATCTCGGCCATAACCCTGGGCATGGAATTTTTCGACATGAGCCTGGCCGAAGGCGACCCCCAGAAAGAGACCCTAAGGAGCATTTACAAGTCTTCGGAAAAGTTGAATGCCCTGTTAGACAACCTGCTGGTTTATTGCCAAAACGGCAATTTCGAAAAAACGCCGTTCAAGATTTCACAGGTGGCCAGGCAGGCGGTAAGCCTGGTAAATTATTTCACCACCAGGCATCAGGTAAAAGTGGAGATAACCGAGGCGCTCCAGGAGCCATGGATCACCAGCCGGGCCAGCCTAGTGCTGCAGGGCCTGGTTTATCTGATGGTCTGGTCGGCCAAAAGAATGCCCCAGGGCGGCAAGATAATTATTGAAATATTATCGGGGGGACAAAGCGTTATTTTAAAATTCCATGACCAGGGCCCGGTCCTGAATGCCGGACAGCGCGACAGGATAATGAATCCCGAACTTCCCTTGGGACCCAATGCCGATGATCTGGGGCCGCAGCTGGCCCGGCGCCTGTTTCTGGAAAACGGGGCCGAGTTCAACCTGAATGCCGGCCAGCCGAAGGCGCCGCTGTTTTCGGTAAAATTCAGCAATCAATAACCAGCCGAAAGACATAAACCCATGAGCCAGAAACCACCCTGTAAAGTGCTGATCGTCGACGACGACCAAAGCATCTGTCTGCTTTTAAAGCAGATACTGGGAAGCGCCGGGTATCAGGTCAGTTCGGCCAGCAGCGCCGCCGAGGGGCTTAAAGTTTTGGCCGAGGAACAGCCGGATCTGGTGCTGTTGGACATGAGACTGCCCGATGCCTGGGGCCTGGACGTGATCCCCAAAATAAAGGAGATCGACCCCGATATTCCGGTGATAGTGATCACCGGACATGCCAGCATTGAGGACGCGGTCAAGGCCATCAAGGCCGGGGTCTACGATTACCTGCAAAAGCCGCTCCATGCCGACCACGTGCTTTTGGCCGCGGCCCAGGCGATGGAAAGAAAAAATCTGCTGGCGGAGAATAAATACCTACAGCAGACCCTGAACGAACGTTACGGATTCGAAAACATCGTGGCCAAAAGCCGGCCGATGATGGCGGTATTCGGCACCATCCGCAAGATAGCCGAGACCAAGACCACGGTGCTGATCCTGGGAGAATCCGGCACCGGCAAGGAGTTGGCGGCCCGGGCGGTTCATTTCAACAGCAAGCGCAAGGGGGCCAAGTTCGTGCCCATCAACTGCGGGGGTATCCCCGAAACCCTTTTAGAATCGGAACTGTTCGGCTACGTCAAGGGCGCATTTACCGGAGCCAACGGCAGCAAAGAGGGCTTGTTCAAGATCGCCGACAAGGGCACCATCTTTCTGGACGAAATCGGCACTATGCCGATGTCGTTGCAGGTGAAACTGCTGCGGGCCCTGCAAGAAGGGGTGTACTATCCCTTGGGCAGCACCGTTCCCACCGAGGTGGACGTCAGGGTGATAGCCGCCGCCAACCAGAACCTGGAGGAGGCCGTCAAGAAAGGACTTTTTAGGGAAGACCTGTTCTACCGGCTGAATGTCATCCAGATAAAATTGCCGCCTTTGCGGGAACGGCGCGACGACGTCATGCTGCTGGCCCATCACTTTTTAAAGAAATACTGCGCCGAGCAAGAAAAACCCATAGAGGGGTTTGCTCCCGAGGCTTCGGACTTCCTCCTGCGGCACGACTGGCCAGGCAATGTCCGGGAACTGGAGAACGCGGTGGAACACGGAGTGGCGTTGTGTACCGGGAAATTGATCACGCTGGAGGACTTTCCCCAGCGCCGGGCCAGTACCCGGACCGAGGAAGTGTCGCTGATGATAGACAAACCTCTGCGCCAGGCTCGTGATGAATATGAAAGGCGCTATATCATCGGCCTGTTGAAAGTTACCGGGGGCAATGTTACCAAAGCGGCCGAGATGGCCGGGATCGCCCGCCAGAATCTGCAGCTAAAGCTCAGGGAATACGGCATCAGCTCCAAATCGTACGCCCCCAAAAACAGGGAGCAATGATGAAAAAAGTGCTGATAGTGGACGACGAGGCGGTGCTGGCCGAAACGGTGGCGCTCCTTTTGAAACGCCAGGGTTATCATGTCCTGTGGGCCAGCGACGGCAGCCAGGCGCTTAAATTAGTGGAAGAACAGAAACCGGATTTGGTAATAGCCGACCTGGTGATGCCCAATATGAACGGATTGCAGCTTTTGGAATGGGTGCGGGACCGCCGCAGTCTGGATAAAGTGAAGTTCCTGCTGATGACGGTCAAGGAAAGCGTGCTGGAGCCGTTGAAACGGCATCACACCGAAGCCGACGACTACATGGCCAAGCCTTTTGACAAGGACCAGCTGCTGGAAAAGGTGAAAAAGCTGATCGGAGAATCATAACCCGGGCAAGCCGGAACCAATTTCGCCACGCCTGCGTGCCGACCTGTCCGCCGCAGTCCGCCAGAGTCGGACGAAGGAGGAAACGCAAAATATTTTCTTCAGTTTGTATTAAATTTGAGTGGTTAACTAAACTTTAGGTTTAGTAAAATGAGCGAACAACCAAAAATATTGCTGGTGGATGACGAGGAGACCAATCTTAATCTCCTCAAAAGCCTGTGCCATAAAATGGGGTACGGCTGCCTGACCTCTCGCGACGGCAGACAAGCGGTGGAGGCGGCGTCTACCCAGCACCCCGACCTGATAATGATGGACGTGATAATGCCCGAGATGGACGGTTTTGAGGCCACCCGCAAACTGAAGAGCGATCCCGCCACCTCCCATATCCCGGTCATCATGGTGACTGCGGCCAGCTCCCGGGAGGACAAGCTTAAGGGCATAGCCTGCGGGGCCAACGATTTCATCACCAAGCCGGTGGATGTCCAGGAGCTTTCCTTACGGATAAAGAACAACCTGAATATCAAGGAATACCACGATTTCTTAAAGAATTACAGCCTGACACTGGAACAGCAGGTGAAGGAAAGGACAGTCAAGCTGGAGAATGTCCTGCTGCAGCGGGACCAGGCTTTTGACAAGATCAAGGCCGGATACATCGACACCATATTCCGGCTGACCTTGGCGGCCGAGTACAAGGACGGCCAGACCGGGAATCACATCCGGCGCACCAGCCATTACGCCAAAACCCTGGCCCTGGAAATGGGGCTGGACCAGGAGTTCGCCGAGACCATTTACTATGCCATGCCCATGCACGATATCGGCAAAGTGGGCATCCCGGACTCCATACTGCTGAAGCCCGGGCCGTTAAACGCCGAAGAATGGCTGGTGATGAAGGAGCACACCACCATCGGCAGCCGGATATTGACTGGCTCGCAGTCCGAGATTCTGAACCTGGCCCAGCAGATAGCATTGACCCATCACGAGCATTGGGACGGCAAAGGTTACCCCCAAAAACTTGCAGCAGAGCAGATCCCGCTGGCCGGGCGCATTGCCAACGTGGTGGATCAATACGACGCCATCCGCAGCCGGAGGACTTACAAGCCCCGGATGGATCACCGGCAAGCCTTAAATATTTTGACTGAGGGCGATGATCGCTCCCAACCCGGACATTTTGACCCCGGAATAATTGAAGTATTCAGAAAAAAGCATCAGGTCTTTGAGGAAATATATAAGGCACATGCCGAACGGAACGAAGCGGCCCGGGGAGGAAAATCATGAACGCCCAAGTAAAGCTTATACAAACCAGTCGGTGACCTGCCTACGCCGAGGCTTCCGCTTACGTCAAGACTACAGCGGACAGGCAAAAGGCATGATAAGGGTCGCTGAGGCCCAATTGCAGGGCTTTTATGTCATTACGAGACCGACTTCATCGCCCTTACTTGCGAAGTAATCCAAAAATAAAAATGCAAATTATAATATGACCGGATTAATAATAAGACTGGGTTATTTGACAGTTAAGCTTCCAACGGAGGTCTGATGAAACAGGTTCCGGATGAGGGAATGGGGCTGCCGCGCGGTCGCGCCTCATGGAGCGTTTGGCTGGCCGGGGCAATAGCGGCAACCGGTTTAGCCGGGCTGGGCGGCTGGATATTCGATGTCGGCATTCTGAAGAGCGTGCTGCCGGGTTTGGTGGCCATGAAGGCCAACACCGCCGTGGGTTTTTTGACATCCGGGCTGGCCCTGTTGCTATTGACCTGGCCTGGGGAACGAAAGCGATTCCGGCTCATTGCCGGCATCGGCTCCGCCTTTGTCGCGCTGTTAGGATTAGCCAGCCTGAGCCAGTACCTGTTCGGGTGGAACCTGGGCATCGACCAGTTATTGTTCAAGGAACAACCCGGAGCGGCATTCACGACGCATCTCGGACGAATGGCGCCCCCGACCGCGTTCAACTTTGCGCTGCTCGGCCTGGCGCTTACTCTATCGTCGTTCGGCCGCCGGCCCCGCTTAGGTCAGTCGTTGGCTCTGATCGCCGGCCTGGTCGGGCTGCTGAGCATGCTGGGCTATTTTTTCGGTAATCAAGCGATCTATTTTTTTCCCTCCTGGACCCAGATGGCCGTCCATACCGCAGTTTGCTTTGTTTTACTCTCCGTCAGTATTCTCCTATACTACTACAGGTCGGAACCGAACATTTTACTTAGTTCCGATCCTGTTTCCCGGCCGGTCGGACTGGGCTTCGGCCTGGTGTTCTTTATCCTTTTAGTGGTCGGGATGATCTCCATTCAAAGCGTGACTATGATGAATGAATCGGCCCGAGGGATAGAACATACCCATCAGGTCATTCAAGAACTGGAGCAATATCGTGCCAAAATGAAGACCGCGGAGAGCGCCCAACGGGGTTATGCCATTTCAGAGAAAGCCGTCTTTCTGGAACGTTATCAAGCAGATCTGGGAGATGCAGTGCGGCTTCTGTCACAGGTTCGGGAACTGACCAAGGACAACCGGGGTCAGCAGCTCCGACTTGTCGGTCTGGATTCTTTAACCAGGTTAAAGATAGGTTTTTCGCACGACGTGGTCGCCGCCAGGCAGTGGAAAGGGAAAGCGGCGGCCCTGATTGCCTCTGGCTCCGGCCAGCGGTTGATGAGCCGGATCGACGCGGCCATCGACGGGATGACCGGGGAGGAAGCGCGGCTGCTGGCCCAAAGGCGCGAACAGGTTCGGCGGGCCCTTGCCATCACGGTAACGATGACCCTGCTCGGCGGTTTACTTGCCGCGCTGGTTGTCGTTTTTAGCGGCAGGCTAGTCGCCCGCGAGATGGAGGCCCGGCGCGGGGCCGAGCAGGCGCTTCAGGCCGCCAACGAGGAGTTAGAGGCCTCCAACCAGCAGGTCACCGCCGCCAATCAGGAGTTATCCGCCCTGAATCAGGAACTGCAGACTGCCCAGGAGGAGTTGGAACATCATCGCGATCAATTGCAACTGATGGTTAACGAGGCCACCGTCGAAATTCAGAAAAACTATCAAGAGTTGAAAGAAGAGGCCGAAGTTCGCAGGCGGGCCGAGGAATATCTGAAGGACAGCGAACAACTCAGCCGGGCGATCATGGAACAATCGCCGATAGGCGTCTCGGTTCGCAACAGGTTCGGAAGGCTGGAAAGATACAACGATGCCTGGCAAAAACTGTGGGCCATGACCGACGAAGATGTTAAAAAAGACCTGGAGACCGAACGAACCAGGCTGGCCCCGGATCAAAAGGACGGCTACCTGGGCGAGTGGGCTGCAGAAGTTGAACGGGTGTATAAAAAGGGTGGAATACTGCATGTCCCTGAACTTCTGCTCAGTAAGCCGGAATTAGGGGGCGACCGTTTCATTTCGCAATATTTCTACGCCCTGACCGGAAAAGACGGCGGGGTTGACCGGGTGGTGATATTGACCCAGGACATCACCGAACGCAAACGGGCCGAGGAGGAATTGCGCCAAATGCAAGGGCAACTGGAGACCAATTACGCCGAACTGGAGGCAGCCAACCAGGAGTTGCAATCTTCCGAAGAAGAGTTGAGGGCAGCGGAGAAGGGATTAAGGAGCCATGTGGAAGAATTGCACAAAACCAGAGAAATATTGCGGGAGAACGAAGAACGATATCGTAGTTTATTTGACAACTCCCTGCTGGGGGTATACCGGACAACACCGGAGGGCCGGATATTGCTGGCCAATCCCGCCCTGATCCGAATGTTAAAGTTCGGTTCCTTTGAAGAGATGTCCTGGCGTAACCTTGAAAAAGAAGGATGGCCCGATTTTTCGCCATCCAGGACGGCATTTAAGGAAAAAATTGAGGCCGAAGGCGTTGTCACTGGCTGGGAGACGATGTGGGAAAATTCAGCGGGCGAACCGGTTAACATTAGAGAAAGCGCCCGGGCAATAAGGGATGCCAATGGCAAAACATTATATTATGATGGAATGGTCGAGGATATCACCGGGCGCAAAGTGATGGAGCAGGAACTGCTGCAGGCCCAGAAAATGGAGGCCATAGGCCACCTGGCCGGCGGGGTGGCCCACGACTTCAACAACATGCTGGCCGGGATCGTAGGCAACGCCGAACTGCTGCAGTTAAAAGTTTACGGACAGAAGGAACTGGAGGCCTATGTAGACAACATCATCAAGGCTTCGGGGCACGCCGCCAATCTCACCAAACAGCTTTTGGCCTTTGCCCGCAAGGGGCAGTATCAGCAGGCTCCGGTCAATGTCCATCAGGTCATCGCCGAAACCCTGGGCATCCTGGGCAATACCATAGACCGGCGGATCAAGGTAGAACAGCGCTTAAGGGCCAACCCGGCGGTTATTCTGGGAGACCACAGCCAGTTAGAGAACGCTCTGATGAACCTGGGGATCAACGCCCGGGACGCCATGCCCGAAGGCGGCAAGCTGATTTTCTCCACCGACATGGCAAACCTGGATAAAGAATACCTCCGCAATCATAAGTACAAGGTCGAGCCCGGGCCTTATATCCAGATCTCGGTGGAGGATACCGGCTGTGGCATGACCGACGAGGCCAAACGCCATCTGTTCGAGCCGTTCTTCACCACCAAGGAAAAGGGCCAGGGCACCGGGCTGGGCCTGGCCGGGGTCTACGGCTGTGTCAAGAACCACGAGGGATCGATAGAAGTATATTCCGAACTGGGCCGGGGGACGGCGGTCAAGATCTACCTGCCGGTATACGGCGGCCTGCCTGCGGCCGGGGATCAGGACTTTATCCAAATGGAGTTTCTGCGCAATACGGCGGGTACCGGAAGCATTCTAATAGTTGACGACGAGGAAATGATCCGGAGCATCGCCGCCCAGATTCTTAAAAATGCCGGCTATCATGTCCATGCCTGCGCCGACGGCCAGGAAGCGGTGGAATTGTACTCCAGACAACACCAGAATATTGATCTGGTTATAATGGATATGGTAATGCCCAAACTGGACGGACGCGAGGCCTTTGGCCGGATGCGCAAGATAAACCCCAAGGTCAAAGTGCTTTTGTCTTCGGGTTTTTCCGAGGACGGCGACGCCCAGGCCATTCTGCAGGACGGGGCGCTGGGATTCATCCAGAAGCCTTACCGCAGCGCCGAGCTGCTGTTGAGGGTGCAGCAGGCCTTGCAATGAACAATAAATCCGACTACGCCCAGCCTTTGATAGGACTACGTCGGACAAGCAACGAATAATAATCGATGGAGTACTCACTATTCAGTAGGCTAACCCGGTAAATAGCGGCTACTGACTACTACTGGCTACCGTCTACCGAGTAGCTCCCGGTAATCAAACCTTCAACCCCGCGGTTCAAAAGTATGAAGCTGTTCAAAGGCCTGGCCTTAAATCACAAAAGTACGGTATTGATCATCCGCTGGTTGGTGGTGCTGCTGGTGATCTTCATGGCGGCTTATAGCCCCAAGGGCCTGGATTTTAACAGCCCCAATTACCTGCTGTCGCTGATCTACCTGATCCTCAACCTGGCCATCTCCTTTATTCCCCAACGTTACTTTGACAGGGGCTGGTTTGTTTACCTGCTGTTTGTGCTGGACATCATCTTCGTCTCGGCGGTGATCTATTTTGCCGAGGGCATAGACACCGACTTTTACCTGATTTATTTTTTAAGCATCTTCATGTCCAGCGTGGGCCAGAGCCTGGGGGGGTCCTTTCCGGTGGCCATCGTTACCTCGCTGTTGTACGGCTGGCTGGTCTACAAGAAGTACGGGACGGACATGTTCGGTGAGCCTGCATTCTGGCTGAGGATCCCGTTCTTCTTTTTGATAGCCATGTTCAGCAGTTTCTGGTCGGTCCAAGTTGCGGCCGAGCGGAAGAAGAAGGAACAGGCCGAGGAATTTAGTCACAGGCTTCAAAAAGAGATAGAACAGGCCACCGAAGAATATTTAAAGGCTAACGAAAACCTTAAATATTTTAAAGAATACAACGACAACATAATGGCCAGCATCAACAGCGGGGTGATCGTGGTGGATATAAACCGGGTGGCAACCACTTTCAATAAGGAAGCCGTGAATATTTGCCAGCTCGTTTCCGCCGCAGTGGTAGGCAAATCTTTGCGGGAATACGAAAAGCTTAAGCCCATTGACGATTTGCTTAAGGCTACCATGGAACACGGTAATCCCCTTTCCAGAAAAGAGATGGTTTTAACGATGGAAAACAAAAGCGAGAAAGTGATAGATGTCTCCACTTCGCTGCTGCACAGCCAGACCACTAGGACCAACGGAGCCATTGCCATCTTTTCCGATATTTCCAAGACCAAAAGCCTGGAAGAGCGGGTTAAAAATTCGGAAAAGCTGGCGGTGCTGGGCGAGATGGCGGCGGTGATGGCCCACGAGATCCGCAATCCCTTGAACGCCATCGCCGGATTCTCCCAGCTGCTGCAGACCAAGGTGAACGAGGCCGACCCCCGGCGCAAATACGTGGACATAGTCACCCAGGAAGCCTTCCGGATAGACACCCTGATCTCCGATATCCTTGATTTCGCCCATCAGAAGAAGGTCGCCAACCTCGAGGTCAATGTGGAAGAACTGGCGGATCGGGTGATCGCAGCCAAATCGGACCAGGCAAAGAAAAAGGGGGTATCCCTGACAAAACAGCCCGCGTCCAATACTCCGGCGGTAATGGGCGACGCCGTGAGGCTGGAGCGGATACTGCTGAATCTTGTTAATAACGCCATTGACGCCATGGACCAGCCGGGCAATATAACAATAAAGACAGAGCGGCTGGAGAGCGACCAGGGCCCCTTAGCCCATATTTCGGTGCAGGACAGCGGCTGCGGCATTCCCCCGGAAAACTTAAAGGCCATATTCAAGCCGTTCTTTACCACCAAGTCGGCCGGGACCGGCCTGGGGCTGGCCATCATCCAGAAAATAGCGGAGGAACATCACGGGATTATCAGCGTGGAAAGCGAGATAGGCAAAGGCACCACTTTTAACCTGACGCTTCCAGCGGTGGGAAAGACGGGGGCACAAGGCAATGAACAGTGAACAATTAACAGGCCACCAGTCACTGCGAGCCTACTTTACTACGGGCGTACTTTACTACGGGGTACTACTCTACTGCCGGCCTACTTTAATACTTTTAAAATACAACCAAGGAGCGTCGGTATGAAACGCATCATCGTGGCCGATGACGAGGCCAATATCCGGCTTCTGATGGAGGCGGTTTTAACCGAAGAGGGACACCAGATAACGGCGGTGGCCAGCGGCCGTGAAGCCCTAAGAAAGATACTAAAGGAGGATTTTGACTTGGGGATTTTTGACATTAAGATGCCGGACATGAACGGCTTGGAGCTGATCCAGAGAATAAGGGAACTTAAAAAAACTTTTCCGGTCGTCGTTTGCTCGGCCTTCAAGCACCTGCAGGACGACTATGTCATCGGCACTTCGGGCATTGCTGCCTATATCATCAAGCCGGTGAATCTTGATGATTTTAAAAACAAAATCAAAGAAATACTGGAACAAAAACAGTCGTCGGATTCCGGTTGAAATAAAAAATCAAATAAGGTATAATCATACGTTATGGAAAAGATCGTCAAGAATCCCAAAAAAATATTAGTGGTTGATGACGACCGCAATGTGCTGTTTTTGATGTCCGAATTGCTGGCCCGGGAAAACTATGAGATCATTCAGGCATCGGACGGGCTGGCCGCTTTGAAACTTGTCCGCCAGTTGTTGCCCGAACTGGCGGTGCTGGACGTGATGATGCCCGGCCTAGACGGGTTTGAACTCTGCCGCCGGATAAAAAATGATCCCCTGACCAGCGGCATTAAAGTGATAATGGTCACCGCCAAAACTTTGGGCAAGGATATTGAAACCGGACTATCGGCCGGAGCCGACCACTACATCACCAAGCCGTTTAAGATATCCGAGCTGTCCACTAAAATAAAGGAATTGATCGGCTGAATAAAAAAGGCGGCTTGATCAATAACCCGCCTTTTAATTTTATTTTATAAGTGGACGGATAATAAATATCATTGGCACCACGATTTAGAGCTTATCCTCAAATAACAATTTGGGCATAAACGGCTGCAAAACCGCCATACTGCGTCACGCTCATTCACCGTATCGCTGTGGATACGCTTCACTCGCGTTCCTGGTCTGGCATGGTTCGACAGGCTCACTACATGCCTTTTCGCTCGTTTATGCTGACCCAAAGCTTATTTAAGGATAAACTCTTAGTAAAAAATAATAGTTACCCAATATACTAATGGGAGCGTATATTAGTAGACATTCCGGTTTCTTTTAAATCCAATATAATTAGCGTATTTAGCGTGTTTCGGTGGAAAAAAGTCTACTATTATCCGCTCTGATTAGTAAAAGCTCCGCTTAAAAGCGGGGCCTTTCGTTTTCTCCTTGCTTTTAGGCATCCAGCGTTGTAAAATACTAATTTATGCGTATCAAAGTCCTTATATTATTTTTCATCGTGCTATTGGCCTGTAGTATTCAGGCCGGATTCATCGACATCGTCCGCCTGAAATACGGGGGCGGGGGCGATTGGTACAACGATCCCGAGGAAGAGACAAATCTCTTGAAGGAATTCTCGGCCCGCACCGGGGTCAGCGTCAATGCCGAAAAGGTCTCGCTTTCGGCCGGCGATGACGACCTGTTCCTGCATCCGTTTCTGTTCATCACCGGGCACGGCGAGATAAAGTTTACCGCCCGCGAAGTGGAGCGCCTGCGTCTCTTTCTGACCTCGGGCGGATTCCTATACGCCGACGACGACTACGGGATGGACCAGTCATTCCGCCGGGAAATGAAGCGGGTGTTCCCGGAGACGGAGATGCAAGAGCTATCTTACGACTTTCCACTGTTCAATTGCTATTATGATTTCTCCGCCGGCCTGCCCAAGATCCATGAGCACGAAAAGGGGCAACCTAAAGCCTACGGCCTGTTTTACCAAGGGCGGCTGGCGGTCTTTTATACTTTCAACACCAACATCTCCGACGGCTGGACCAACGACCACAACGACCCGGCCGAGAAAAGAGAAGAGGCGGTGAGAATGGGAATCAATATTTTGTGGTATGCGTTGACCAGGCCGTAAATCTTTCAGTCAGGCAAATAATCATATTTCAACTTGCATGAAAAACGACCAGGTTCAACTCAAATCCCTCAACATTCCCTTGATGTATGCCATCACAGTGGCCGGCGGAATGCTGTTCTTCCTGCCGGTGCTGGCCCTGTATTTTCAAAGCAAGTTGTACACCGCCACCAACGTGGCCCTAGTATTTTCCATCGAAGCCGTCTGCCTGGTTTTGTTCGAGGTTCCCACCGGCGCTGTGGCCGACCTTTTCGGCCGTAAAAGAACCATCTTATTAAGCCGGCTGGCCGACCTTTCGGCCGTGGTCTTGCTTTATTTCGCCAAAACCATGCCCATGTTCGCGGGATATGCGCTGTTGAACGCCCTGGCCCGCAGCCTCTCCAGCGGGACCGAAAGCGCGTTGATCTACGATACCCTGAAAGAAGAGGGCAGGGAGCAGCAGTATAAAAAGATAATCGGCATCCACTACGCCCTGTGGCCGTTGGGCGCTTCGGCCGGTTCGATAATTGGGGGATACCTGGTCAAAGATTCATTGCAGCTCCCGGTGCTTTGGACATTTCTGCCGGTAGGCCTGACATTCATAGGCTGCCTCTTTCTGAAAGAACCACGGTATCAAAGGAAGGAACACCGGAATATCTTCCGGCACATGAAAGACGCGTTCAGGACAATTTCCGGGAACAAGCAGTTAATAGTGCTGATCTCGGCTTCCCTGGTCATGATGTCGCTGGGGGAAACGATCCATTACCTGAGTCCGTTGTTCTTCAAATTCAAGTTGATACCAATACAGTATTTCGGATACATCTCAGCGCT harbors:
- a CDS encoding HAMP domain-containing histidine kinase — translated: MDNSHGGILKTYKYAVFSEIATSFVHEMKNPISAITLGMEFFDMSLAEGDPQKETLRSIYKSSEKLNALLDNLLVYCQNGNFEKTPFKISQVARQAVSLVNYFTTRHQVKVEITEALQEPWITSRASLVLQGLVYLMVWSAKRMPQGGKIIIEILSGGQSVILKFHDQGPVLNAGQRDRIMNPELPLGPNADDLGPQLARRLFLENGAEFNLNAGQPKAPLFSVKFSNQ
- a CDS encoding sigma-54-dependent Fis family transcriptional regulator, encoding MSQKPPCKVLIVDDDQSICLLLKQILGSAGYQVSSASSAAEGLKVLAEEQPDLVLLDMRLPDAWGLDVIPKIKEIDPDIPVIVITGHASIEDAVKAIKAGVYDYLQKPLHADHVLLAAAQAMERKNLLAENKYLQQTLNERYGFENIVAKSRPMMAVFGTIRKIAETKTTVLILGESGTGKELAARAVHFNSKRKGAKFVPINCGGIPETLLESELFGYVKGAFTGANGSKEGLFKIADKGTIFLDEIGTMPMSLQVKLLRALQEGVYYPLGSTVPTEVDVRVIAAANQNLEEAVKKGLFREDLFYRLNVIQIKLPPLRERRDDVMLLAHHFLKKYCAEQEKPIEGFAPEASDFLLRHDWPGNVRELENAVEHGVALCTGKLITLEDFPQRRASTRTEEVSLMIDKPLRQARDEYERRYIIGLLKVTGGNVTKAAEMAGIARQNLQLKLREYGISSKSYAPKNREQ
- a CDS encoding response regulator; translation: MMKKVLIVDDEAVLAETVALLLKRQGYHVLWASDGSQALKLVEEQKPDLVIADLVMPNMNGLQLLEWVRDRRSLDKVKFLLMTVKESVLEPLKRHHTEADDYMAKPFDKDQLLEKVKKLIGES
- a CDS encoding response regulator, with product MSEQPKILLVDDEETNLNLLKSLCHKMGYGCLTSRDGRQAVEAASTQHPDLIMMDVIMPEMDGFEATRKLKSDPATSHIPVIMVTAASSREDKLKGIACGANDFITKPVDVQELSLRIKNNLNIKEYHDFLKNYSLTLEQQVKERTVKLENVLLQRDQAFDKIKAGYIDTIFRLTLAAEYKDGQTGNHIRRTSHYAKTLALEMGLDQEFAETIYYAMPMHDIGKVGIPDSILLKPGPLNAEEWLVMKEHTTIGSRILTGSQSEILNLAQQIALTHHEHWDGKGYPQKLAAEQIPLAGRIANVVDQYDAIRSRRTYKPRMDHRQALNILTEGDDRSQPGHFDPGIIEVFRKKHQVFEEIYKAHAERNEAARGGKS
- a CDS encoding CHASE3 domain-containing protein: MKQVPDEGMGLPRGRASWSVWLAGAIAATGLAGLGGWIFDVGILKSVLPGLVAMKANTAVGFLTSGLALLLLTWPGERKRFRLIAGIGSAFVALLGLASLSQYLFGWNLGIDQLLFKEQPGAAFTTHLGRMAPPTAFNFALLGLALTLSSFGRRPRLGQSLALIAGLVGLLSMLGYFFGNQAIYFFPSWTQMAVHTAVCFVLLSVSILLYYYRSEPNILLSSDPVSRPVGLGFGLVFFILLVVGMISIQSVTMMNESARGIEHTHQVIQELEQYRAKMKTAESAQRGYAISEKAVFLERYQADLGDAVRLLSQVRELTKDNRGQQLRLVGLDSLTRLKIGFSHDVVAARQWKGKAAALIASGSGQRLMSRIDAAIDGMTGEEARLLAQRREQVRRALAITVTMTLLGGLLAALVVVFSGRLVAREMEARRGAEQALQAANEELEASNQQVTAANQELSALNQELQTAQEELEHHRDQLQLMVNEATVEIQKNYQELKEEAEVRRRAEEYLKDSEQLSRAIMEQSPIGVSVRNRFGRLERYNDAWQKLWAMTDEDVKKDLETERTRLAPDQKDGYLGEWAAEVERVYKKGGILHVPELLLSKPELGGDRFISQYFYALTGKDGGVDRVVILTQDITERKRAEEELRQMQGQLETNYAELEAANQELQSSEEELRAAEKGLRSHVEELHKTREILRENEERYRSLFDNSLLGVYRTTPEGRILLANPALIRMLKFGSFEEMSWRNLEKEGWPDFSPSRTAFKEKIEAEGVVTGWETMWENSAGEPVNIRESARAIRDANGKTLYYDGMVEDITGRKVMEQELLQAQKMEAIGHLAGGVAHDFNNMLAGIVGNAELLQLKVYGQKELEAYVDNIIKASGHAANLTKQLLAFARKGQYQQAPVNVHQVIAETLGILGNTIDRRIKVEQRLRANPAVILGDHSQLENALMNLGINARDAMPEGGKLIFSTDMANLDKEYLRNHKYKVEPGPYIQISVEDTGCGMTDEAKRHLFEPFFTTKEKGQGTGLGLAGVYGCVKNHEGSIEVYSELGRGTAVKIYLPVYGGLPAAGDQDFIQMEFLRNTAGTGSILIVDDEEMIRSIAAQILKNAGYHVHACADGQEAVELYSRQHQNIDLVIMDMVMPKLDGREAFGRMRKINPKVKVLLSSGFSEDGDAQAILQDGALGFIQKPYRSAELLLRVQQALQ